The following proteins are encoded in a genomic region of Tenacibaculum sp. 190524A05c:
- a CDS encoding lipopolysaccharide biosynthesis protein — translation MFRGTIIAQVIAMIASIYIAKLYGEQAFGYLGLFISVSSILSIINTLQLDKCIVISKNVNEGKNWFNFLFLLITGIGFFNLGFFYIISDFFPNINRNILIISIINSIILSFNLVHESFFTFKKKFLTISNSKIFITLCNFSLQILLYSYLEFLGLIFSFLITQILISIYYFSRNKEYLDIISVPKIKSEISSNSSIIKYLFPSNLINALANYTMPILLLAFFSIEQAGVYFFSVKILGAPLHLISSSVSQVYFQESSELKKRQKSELLKLTKKVAKFNAVIMIAIVIAINTLGIHLLESYFKNQWMNLRVFLFILSFLIIARSTFNPISSLIIVLDKNKTGLLFNCYLLLINLIAIYYGNVFNNIIYTISILSFFGGIGYFILLFYFLNCLKKLDV, via the coding sequence ATGTTCAGAGGAACAATCATTGCACAGGTAATTGCAATGATAGCCTCTATTTATATTGCCAAATTATATGGTGAACAAGCTTTTGGTTACTTAGGTTTATTCATAAGCGTTAGTAGTATTTTATCCATAATTAACACGTTACAGTTAGATAAATGTATAGTTATTTCAAAAAATGTCAATGAAGGTAAAAACTGGTTTAATTTCCTCTTTTTACTAATTACAGGCATTGGTTTTTTTAACCTTGGTTTTTTTTATATAATTTCTGATTTTTTTCCAAATATTAATAGAAATATTTTAATAATATCAATTATTAACTCTATAATTCTATCTTTTAATTTAGTACACGAGAGTTTTTTTACCTTTAAAAAAAAATTCTTAACAATTTCAAACAGTAAAATTTTTATAACATTATGTAATTTTTCTCTCCAAATATTACTTTACAGCTATCTCGAGTTTTTGGGGTTAATTTTTTCTTTTTTAATTACGCAAATTTTAATATCCATATATTATTTTTCAAGAAATAAAGAATATCTAGATATCATCTCAGTACCTAAAATAAAATCAGAGATTTCATCAAACAGTTCTATTATTAAATATCTTTTCCCTTCAAACCTTATAAATGCTCTTGCTAATTATACGATGCCCATTCTTTTGTTAGCATTTTTCAGTATCGAACAAGCCGGAGTTTACTTTTTCAGCGTTAAAATACTTGGAGCGCCCCTGCATTTAATATCCTCATCGGTTTCTCAAGTATACTTTCAAGAATCTTCTGAGCTAAAAAAACGACAAAAATCAGAATTACTAAAATTAACGAAAAAGGTAGCAAAATTTAACGCAGTAATTATGATCGCTATCGTTATAGCAATTAACACTTTAGGAATACATCTACTAGAGTCTTATTTTAAAAATCAATGGATGAATCTTAGAGTTTTCTTATTCATATTGTCATTCTTAATAATTGCCAGAAGTACTTTCAACCCTATTAGCAGTTTAATTATTGTTTTAGATAAAAACAAAACCGGATTGTTATTTAATTGTTATTTACTCTTAATTAATTTAATTGCCATATATTACGGTAATGTATTTAACAATATTATCTATACAATATCAATTTTATCCTTTTTTGGTGGAATAGGTTATTTTATATTATTATTTTATTTTCTAAATTGTTTAAAAAAATTAGATGTTTGA
- the radC gene encoding RadC family protein: MKKMNIKSWAIEDRPREKLLLKGIQNLSNAELVAILIGSGNRDETAVTLSKRILNSTQNNLNKLAKLSAEELQRFKGVGEAKAIAIITALELGKRQFFEDTVIQSKISSSKNVFDLMQPKLADLPHEEFWVVYLDNANKVIDKQQISKGGLTSTLVDVRLIYKRAIELAAIGIIICHNHPSGKVDPSHSDIELTQQIKEAGITLNIKLLDHLIIGKKKYFSFADEGIL, translated from the coding sequence ATGAAAAAAATGAATATAAAGTCTTGGGCTATAGAAGATAGACCAAGGGAAAAGTTGTTGTTAAAAGGAATACAAAACTTGTCTAATGCAGAACTTGTTGCTATACTTATTGGTTCGGGGAATAGAGATGAAACCGCTGTAACTTTATCAAAGAGAATTTTAAACTCAACTCAAAATAATTTAAACAAGCTTGCAAAGCTTTCTGCGGAAGAATTGCAACGATTTAAAGGAGTAGGAGAGGCTAAAGCTATCGCAATAATTACTGCTTTAGAACTAGGTAAAAGACAATTTTTTGAAGATACTGTAATTCAATCAAAAATAAGTTCATCCAAAAACGTATTTGATTTAATGCAACCTAAGTTAGCGGATTTACCTCATGAAGAATTTTGGGTTGTTTATTTGGATAATGCTAATAAAGTAATTGACAAACAACAAATAAGTAAAGGAGGATTAACATCAACATTAGTAGATGTCCGCTTAATTTATAAGAGGGCAATAGAGCTAGCTGCAATTGGAATAATCATTTGTCATAATCATCCTTCAGGTAAAGTTGATCCTAGTCATTCTGACATTGAACTAACTCAGCAAATCAAAGAAGCGGGGATTACACTTAATATAAAACTGCTTGATCATTTAATAATTGGTAAAAAGAAGTATTTTAGCTTTGCAGACGAAGGAATTTTATAA
- a CDS encoding polysaccharide deacetylase family protein, with the protein MILVYTHKVTPRVRYIFKHIFTRVLSIEIDFTSKVEEFVAFNGPKLSYTNVALGSEFFIKSTDLLFEQGVSDSEINISTWDNVPCFFFQGSKSTIPFDIFSASFYLITRYEEYLPHIKDKHGRFTADQSLAYMHGFLEKPVVDIWAYKLKKALQERFPDYEYPERKYTYMSTIDVDNAFAYKHKSVVRSIGGLLKDLYKLNIFNVIDRLAVRFNLRKDPFNTFEELINLKKKYNVRTIFFFLIGDYTTFDTNVSASKSKFRLLIKDMVDYARVGLHPSYYTMSNNSKLKEEKQRMEGITNMPIFRSRQHYLRFSLPDTYQRLIDLEIKEDYSMGYASHTGFRASTCTPFYFYDLDFEIQTPLKIFPFALMDTTLNDYMKLTPKQSLGKISELKREVKKVNGTFITLFHNESLSDYLRWKGWKRVYESMLKIATN; encoded by the coding sequence TTGATACTAGTTTATACACATAAAGTTACACCACGTGTTCGGTATATATTCAAGCATATCTTTACTCGAGTATTATCAATTGAGATTGACTTTACTTCTAAGGTAGAAGAATTTGTGGCTTTTAATGGACCAAAACTTTCATATACGAATGTGGCTTTAGGAAGTGAGTTTTTTATCAAGAGTACAGATTTATTATTTGAGCAAGGTGTGAGTGATTCTGAAATTAATATTTCAACTTGGGATAATGTACCATGTTTCTTCTTTCAAGGAAGTAAATCCACAATTCCTTTTGATATATTTTCAGCAAGCTTCTACTTAATTACAAGATATGAAGAATACTTACCTCATATAAAAGATAAACATGGTCGTTTTACAGCTGATCAAAGTTTGGCTTATATGCATGGATTTCTTGAAAAGCCAGTTGTAGATATTTGGGCTTATAAATTGAAAAAAGCATTACAAGAACGATTTCCGGATTACGAATATCCAGAAAGAAAGTATACATATATGTCTACGATTGATGTTGATAATGCATTTGCTTATAAACATAAAAGTGTTGTTCGTTCAATTGGAGGATTACTAAAGGACTTGTATAAGCTTAATATTTTTAATGTAATTGATAGACTAGCAGTTCGTTTTAATTTGAGGAAAGATCCATTTAATACTTTTGAGGAATTAATTAATTTGAAGAAAAAGTATAATGTTAGAACGATATTCTTTTTTCTCATAGGTGATTATACAACTTTCGATACTAATGTTTCTGCTTCTAAATCTAAATTCAGATTACTAATTAAAGATATGGTAGATTATGCAAGAGTTGGTTTGCATCCATCTTACTATACAATGAGTAACAATAGTAAGTTGAAAGAGGAAAAACAAAGAATGGAGGGAATAACGAACATGCCAATATTTAGATCACGCCAACATTATTTGCGTTTTTCATTGCCTGATACCTATCAAAGATTAATAGATTTAGAAATAAAAGAAGATTACTCTATGGGATATGCAAGTCATACTGGTTTTAGAGCTAGTACTTGCACACCTTTCTATTTCTATGATTTGGACTTTGAAATTCAAACACCTCTAAAAATATTTCCTTTCGCTTTAATGGACACAACATTAAATGACTATATGAAACTTACACCTAAACAGTCTTTAGGAAAAATAAGCGAACTTAAAAGAGAAGTAAAAAAAGTTAATGGAACATTTATTACGCTTTTTCATAATGAGAGCTTGAGTGATTATTTACGATGGAAAGGTTGGAAAAGAGTTTACGAATCAATGTTGAAAATAGCTACTAATTAA
- a CDS encoding DapH/DapD/GlmU-related protein, with translation MFDKLDFFFFGWIINWFYPEYYRPKYGYQRYYILFFHYLIPQKLFRLNPKVKWPVHFTSKVIAPENITKGILCDPGDGLNTYIQANNRIIFGSNIELGPGVSIISANHNLQNFRKHENSNPIKIGDNVWIGANSTILPEVSIGNNVVIGANSVVTKNIPDNTIAFGNPCEVIKVKAPYSEDLSSLKFNRKIPNSYKSIITNA, from the coding sequence ATGTTTGATAAGTTAGATTTTTTTTTCTTTGGATGGATTATAAATTGGTTTTACCCGGAATATTATCGTCCGAAATATGGTTATCAGCGTTATTATATACTCTTTTTTCATTATCTAATACCTCAAAAATTATTTCGATTAAACCCGAAAGTAAAGTGGCCTGTTCATTTTACCTCTAAAGTTATCGCTCCTGAAAACATAACTAAAGGAATCCTTTGTGATCCTGGAGATGGATTAAACACTTATATTCAAGCAAATAACAGAATTATTTTCGGTTCGAATATTGAGTTGGGACCAGGTGTTTCAATTATTTCTGCTAATCACAACCTACAAAACTTTAGAAAACATGAAAATTCTAATCCAATTAAGATTGGTGATAATGTTTGGATTGGAGCAAATTCGACTATTCTTCCTGAAGTCTCTATTGGTAATAATGTCGTTATTGGCGCAAATTCTGTTGTAACAAAAAATATACCCGATAACACTATAGCATTTGGAAACCCATGTGAAGTAATAAAAGTAAAAGCTCCTTATTCCGAAGATTTATCTTCATTAAAATTTAATAGAAAAATCCCTAATTCTTATAAATCTATTATAACTAACGCTTAA